The Streptomyces sp. P9-A4 genome contains a region encoding:
- a CDS encoding NUDIX domain-containing protein: MRTVYQFRQRRERVIAYGRPVKDTRDSHCSSCGAAYPADAGWPRTCRACGATAYRNPLPVAVALLPVTDGTGTGLVVITRTIEPARGGVALPGGFIDHGEDWRTAVARELREETGIRTSAEEVRLADALSSPAGHLLLFGLLPSRRAAELPPSTPTDETSGHHVLHAPEELAFPLHTEAVRKWFAGEYG, encoded by the coding sequence ATGCGCACCGTCTATCAGTTCCGGCAGCGCCGGGAAAGGGTGATCGCATACGGTCGGCCCGTGAAGGACACCCGCGATTCCCACTGCTCCTCCTGCGGCGCCGCGTACCCGGCCGACGCGGGCTGGCCCCGCACCTGCCGGGCCTGCGGCGCGACCGCCTACCGCAACCCGCTGCCCGTCGCCGTCGCCCTGCTCCCCGTCACGGACGGAACGGGCACGGGCCTCGTCGTCATCACCCGCACCATCGAACCCGCGCGGGGCGGAGTGGCCCTGCCGGGCGGCTTCATCGACCACGGCGAGGACTGGCGCACCGCCGTCGCCCGCGAACTGCGCGAGGAGACCGGCATCCGGACCTCCGCCGAAGAGGTCCGCCTCGCCGACGCGCTGAGCTCCCCGGCCGGCCACCTCCTCCTCTTCGGCCTCCTCCCGTCCCGCCGGGCGGCCGAACTCCCGCCGTCGACGCCGACGGACGAGACGAGCGGCCACCACGTGCTCCACGCACCGGAGGAACTGGCCTTCCCGCTCCACACGGAGGCGGTACGGAAGTGGTTCGCGGGGGAGTACGGCTGA
- a CDS encoding serine protease: MNDSSTHSTTAGTPPYATGRGTTRRTALRALALATVLAGTSLSTSLPPAVAADGAETYTLTIRHLDRAGSATGGYQTHVTGISGAGASEEATPYDASGTVTVRLPKGRYLLDSTLTGADAGAGTDWIVQPRLDLNGDTTVTVDARTTAPVDVRPPESGARYLNSLGFVEVTHEGTTRSANILVASPGLRVAHLGPAAESGSVKEWFDTYWSGAKNDYALGYTFTSGRALTGLVRHPSAASLATVKIRGAAPQGAAATGFVSIQPSAGPTVGLVQPLQLPGTATVLVTPERGLWDIGFSGPAAPETPPNRYAADGVPVRAGATTTHTFDNAVFGPAIDRSPGARPAGVREGDTLALEIPLLADGDGHVPTAPRFHGATTTLHRDGVLVGTRQGDPGRASFTTTPGSASYRLTASATRGDGTSSRGRVTAAWTFTSAAAARPATLPLSAVRFAPALALDGTAPAGVPVRVPVTVEGAAAENGVRSLTVSLSTDDGSTWARVPVLDGQAVFRTPAPGRSVSLRAELTDAQGNTLTQTLTDAYRTR; encoded by the coding sequence ATGAACGATTCCTCGACACACAGCACCACGGCCGGCACCCCTCCCTACGCGACGGGACGCGGAACCACCCGCCGGACCGCCCTCCGCGCCCTCGCCCTGGCGACGGTCCTGGCCGGTACCTCCCTCTCGACCTCACTCCCGCCCGCCGTCGCCGCCGACGGGGCCGAGACGTACACCCTGACCATCCGTCACCTCGACCGCGCCGGATCCGCCACCGGCGGCTACCAGACCCACGTCACCGGCATCTCGGGCGCGGGCGCGTCCGAGGAGGCGACGCCGTACGACGCGTCCGGGACGGTCACCGTCCGCCTGCCCAAGGGCCGTTACCTGCTGGACTCCACCCTGACGGGCGCCGACGCGGGAGCCGGGACCGACTGGATCGTCCAGCCCCGACTGGACCTGAACGGCGACACCACGGTCACCGTCGACGCCCGCACCACCGCCCCGGTGGACGTCCGCCCGCCCGAGTCGGGTGCCCGCTACCTGAACAGCCTCGGGTTCGTCGAGGTCACCCACGAGGGAACGACCCGCTCCGCCAACATCCTGGTGGCCAGCCCCGGCCTGCGCGTGGCCCACCTCGGCCCCGCCGCCGAGTCCGGCTCCGTCAAGGAGTGGTTCGACACCTACTGGTCGGGCGCGAAGAACGACTACGCACTCGGCTACACCTTCACCTCCGGGCGCGCCCTGACCGGCCTCGTCCGGCACCCCTCGGCCGCCTCGCTGGCCACCGTCAAGATCCGGGGAGCCGCCCCCCAGGGCGCCGCCGCAACCGGTTTCGTCTCCATCCAGCCCAGCGCCGGCCCCACCGTCGGACTCGTCCAGCCCCTCCAACTGCCCGGCACCGCCACCGTCCTCGTGACGCCCGAGCGAGGCCTGTGGGACATCGGCTTCTCGGGTCCCGCCGCCCCGGAGACCCCGCCCAACCGGTACGCCGCCGACGGCGTCCCGGTGCGCGCGGGCGCCACCACCACCCACACCTTCGACAACGCCGTCTTCGGCCCGGCCATCGACCGCTCGCCCGGCGCCCGGCCGGCCGGGGTCCGCGAAGGCGACACCCTCGCCCTCGAGATCCCGCTGCTCGCCGACGGCGACGGCCACGTGCCGACCGCGCCCCGCTTCCACGGCGCCACCACCACACTCCACCGCGACGGCGTGCTGGTCGGCACCCGGCAGGGCGACCCGGGCCGCGCCTCGTTCACCACCACCCCCGGATCCGCTTCGTACCGGCTGACGGCCTCCGCCACGCGCGGCGACGGCACCTCCTCGCGCGGTCGCGTCACGGCGGCCTGGACCTTCACCTCGGCCGCCGCCGCCCGCCCGGCGACGCTGCCCCTCAGCGCCGTCCGCTTCGCCCCGGCGCTCGCCCTCGACGGCACCGCTCCGGCGGGAGTCCCGGTCCGTGTGCCCGTCACCGTCGAGGGAGCCGCCGCGGAGAACGGCGTTCGGTCCCTCACCGTGTCCCTGTCCACGGACGACGGCTCCACCTGGGCCCGCGTCCCCGTCCTCGACGGCCAGGCGGTCTTCCGCACCCCGGCCCCCGGCCGGTCCGTCTCGCTCCGCGCCGAACTGACCGACGCCCAGGGCAACACCCTCACCCAGACCCTGACCGACGCCTACCGGACCCGCTGA
- a CDS encoding glycoside hydrolase family 31 protein: protein MDGRGLVRSIKVFGSVRGLRTVRVAWRQRRTDARGLPARGPERARVPGLAAGAEAAPGGGTVRFARSSLRVSVSAGGTVFWGWDGAEPLPSYALAGEAPDPDPRASLEPDTDGGWRIVSERVTVAVSRHGAVEIRTPGGVMLRRDLPPRWWEPVAEDGAGGARWVQRSEVPADARFFGLGGRSAGPRLRDGTYRLWNTDPKGSFGPGDDPLHITMPVQFVVSDAGTHLAFHDNSWDGRVTLAEGEEGAGSGHDRPGTSEVRTDGGPLRCWVVVGTPARVLHGWAALTGAPALPPDWALGPQHARWGFGSAREVRRIVAGYRERGLALSAVHLDIDHYDGHRVFTVDRERFPDLPGLAAELREQGVRLVSIVDPAVKAEPGDAVYDSGRAADAFVRDARGREVHGVVWPGECAYPDFTDPAVREWWGGLYEERLRQGFSGVWHDMNEPVSFAPFGDSTLPRSARHALDGRGGDHREAHNVYGLTMARAGYEGLRRLRPDERPFLFSRSGWAGMQRYGGTWSGDVSTGWPGLRASLALVLGLGLCGVPYSGPDVGGFDGSPTPELFLRWYQLGAWLPLFRTHAAIDAGRREPWEFGPEVLEHARVALAERERLRPYFTTLARLARMTGAPYVRPVWWGTPEDRALRDCEDAFLLGDALLVAPVLTGGADRRAVRLPRGRWYDTATGQAYEGPGQVLLDAPLSRVPVLARAGAVLPVLGEGGGPALEVWAPAAGRTGGGLVVRDTGDGWEPAEIERYQSRLVDGRVFVERVTDDGVAEVELPVRVRGL, encoded by the coding sequence ATGGACGGTCGTGGACTGGTGCGTTCGATCAAGGTGTTCGGTTCGGTGCGGGGGTTGCGCACGGTGCGGGTGGCGTGGCGGCAGCGCCGTACGGATGCGCGGGGCCTGCCGGCGAGGGGTCCGGAGCGGGCCAGGGTTCCCGGGCTCGCGGCAGGGGCGGAGGCCGCGCCGGGCGGGGGGACCGTCAGGTTCGCGCGCTCCTCTCTGCGGGTCTCCGTGTCGGCGGGCGGGACCGTCTTCTGGGGGTGGGACGGGGCCGAGCCGCTTCCCTCGTACGCCCTGGCCGGCGAGGCGCCCGATCCGGACCCCCGGGCCTCCCTGGAGCCGGACACGGACGGCGGCTGGCGGATCGTGTCGGAGCGGGTGACGGTGGCGGTCTCCCGTCATGGCGCGGTGGAGATCCGGACGCCGGGCGGGGTGATGCTGCGCAGGGACCTGCCGCCGCGGTGGTGGGAGCCGGTGGCCGAGGACGGCGCGGGCGGGGCGCGCTGGGTGCAGCGCAGCGAGGTGCCCGCGGACGCGCGGTTCTTCGGGCTGGGCGGGCGGTCCGCGGGGCCGCGGCTGCGGGACGGCACGTACCGGCTGTGGAACACCGACCCGAAGGGGAGTTTCGGCCCCGGGGACGACCCGCTCCACATCACGATGCCGGTGCAGTTCGTCGTCTCGGACGCCGGTACGCACCTGGCCTTCCACGACAACTCCTGGGACGGCCGGGTGACCCTGGCCGAGGGCGAGGAGGGAGCGGGTTCCGGGCACGACCGGCCGGGGACCAGCGAGGTGCGGACGGACGGCGGGCCGCTGCGCTGCTGGGTGGTGGTCGGCACCCCCGCGCGCGTGCTCCACGGTTGGGCGGCGCTGACCGGCGCGCCCGCACTGCCGCCGGACTGGGCGCTCGGGCCGCAGCACGCGCGCTGGGGCTTCGGCAGCGCCCGGGAGGTACGGCGGATCGTGGCCGGGTACCGGGAGCGGGGCCTCGCGCTGTCCGCCGTGCACCTGGACATCGACCACTACGACGGGCACCGGGTGTTCACGGTCGACCGGGAGCGGTTCCCCGACCTGCCGGGGCTCGCGGCGGAACTGCGGGAGCAGGGCGTGCGGCTGGTCTCGATCGTGGACCCGGCGGTGAAGGCCGAACCCGGGGACGCGGTGTACGACAGCGGGCGTGCGGCGGACGCGTTCGTGCGGGACGCCCGGGGCCGGGAGGTCCACGGGGTGGTGTGGCCGGGCGAGTGCGCCTACCCGGACTTCACCGATCCGGCGGTACGGGAGTGGTGGGGCGGCCTCTACGAGGAGCGGCTGCGGCAGGGCTTCTCCGGGGTGTGGCACGACATGAACGAGCCGGTGTCCTTCGCGCCCTTCGGCGACTCGACCCTGCCGCGCTCGGCGCGGCACGCGCTGGACGGGCGCGGCGGCGACCACCGCGAGGCGCACAACGTGTACGGCCTCACGATGGCTCGCGCCGGATACGAGGGGCTGCGCCGGCTGCGGCCCGACGAGCGGCCGTTCCTCTTCTCGCGGTCCGGCTGGGCCGGTATGCAGCGGTACGGCGGCACCTGGTCGGGTGACGTGTCCACGGGGTGGCCGGGGCTGCGGGCCTCGCTCGCCCTGGTGCTGGGGCTCGGGCTCTGCGGGGTGCCGTACTCGGGTCCCGACGTGGGCGGTTTCGACGGCAGCCCGACGCCGGAGCTGTTCCTGCGCTGGTATCAGCTGGGGGCGTGGCTGCCGCTGTTCCGTACCCACGCGGCTATCGACGCGGGGCGGCGCGAACCCTGGGAGTTCGGGCCGGAGGTCCTGGAGCACGCGCGCGTGGCGCTGGCCGAGCGGGAGCGGTTGCGGCCGTACTTCACCACGCTCGCCCGGCTCGCCCGGATGACCGGCGCGCCGTACGTCCGGCCGGTCTGGTGGGGGACGCCCGAGGACCGGGCGCTGCGGGACTGCGAGGACGCGTTCCTGCTGGGTGACGCGCTGCTGGTGGCGCCGGTCCTGACCGGGGGCGCGGACCGGCGGGCGGTACGGCTGCCGCGCGGGCGCTGGTACGACACGGCGACGGGGCAGGCGTACGAGGGGCCCGGGCAGGTGCTGCTCGACGCGCCGCTCTCCCGGGTGCCGGTGCTGGCGCGGGCCGGGGCGGTGCTCCCTGTGCTGGGTGAGGGGGGCGGGCCGGCCCTGGAGGTGTGGGCGCCCGCCGCCGGGCGGACGGGCGGCGGACTCGTCGTACGGGACACGGGGGACGGCTGGGAGCCGGCCGAGATCGAGCGGTACCAGTCACGGCTGGTGGACGGCCGGGTGTTCGTGGAGCGGGTGACGGACGACGGGGTGGCGGAGGTGGAGCTGCCGGTGCGGGTGCGGGGGCTCTGA
- a CDS encoding CU044_5270 family protein — protein MNASAPRPPHAQGHPHTDADDRLRADLTELLPPAPVPDLTPERNVALRHAVLRTALASDGAAARPARTARSRPGFRIGWIAAPVTACAIVAGVAVLAPQDVPAGSPDRISAGRTASPEAVRILSHAALAAASAPAPDARPEEYVYVRSLVAHAGRGADGGQAVLPAAHRREVWLSADGSRPGLLREPGAADTELGARLPVYELDHRGATPRKTTTGAAPASVTNPNHAYVATLPTDPDALLRLVREQTRGTEGDADQRAFTAIGTLLAETWAPPKVTAALYEAAGRIPGVTVLPAATDAAGREGVAVARTSHGEQTQWIFDRTTSAFLGERTVLTETTAAGRKGTVLGVSAVLAKAVAAAPGELPKG, from the coding sequence ATGAACGCCTCCGCCCCCCGCCCTCCCCACGCCCAGGGCCACCCGCACACCGACGCGGACGACCGCCTGCGCGCCGACCTCACCGAGTTGCTGCCCCCGGCCCCGGTGCCCGACCTGACGCCCGAGCGGAACGTCGCCCTGCGGCACGCCGTGCTGCGGACCGCCCTCGCCTCCGACGGCGCCGCCGCCCGCCCGGCCCGTACCGCCCGCTCGCGTCCGGGGTTCCGGATCGGCTGGATCGCCGCGCCGGTGACGGCCTGCGCGATCGTCGCCGGTGTCGCCGTACTCGCGCCCCAGGACGTGCCGGCCGGGTCGCCGGACCGGATCTCGGCCGGGCGGACCGCGTCGCCCGAGGCCGTACGGATCCTGTCCCACGCGGCGCTGGCGGCGGCCTCCGCTCCGGCTCCGGACGCGCGGCCCGAGGAGTACGTCTACGTCAGGAGCCTGGTCGCCCATGCGGGGCGGGGCGCGGACGGCGGCCAGGCCGTGCTGCCGGCCGCCCACCGGCGCGAGGTGTGGCTCTCCGCCGACGGCAGCCGTCCCGGTCTGCTGCGCGAGCCCGGTGCCGCCGATACGGAGCTCGGCGCCCGCCTTCCCGTGTACGAGCTGGACCACCGCGGCGCCACGCCCCGGAAGACCACCACCGGGGCGGCGCCCGCCTCCGTCACCAACCCGAACCACGCGTACGTGGCGACGCTTCCGACCGACCCGGACGCGCTGCTGCGTCTCGTCCGGGAGCAGACCCGGGGTACGGAGGGCGACGCCGATCAGCGGGCGTTCACCGCGATCGGGACACTGCTCGCCGAGACCTGGGCGCCGCCGAAGGTCACCGCCGCGCTGTACGAGGCCGCCGGGCGGATTCCCGGTGTGACCGTCCTGCCGGCCGCGACCGACGCGGCAGGTCGTGAGGGGGTCGCGGTGGCCCGTACCTCCCATGGCGAGCAGACCCAGTGGATCTTCGACCGGACGACGTCGGCGTTCCTCGGGGAGCGCACCGTGCTCACCGAGACGACGGCGGCCGGGCGGAAGGGCACTGTGCTCGGTGTGTCGGCGGTGCTCGCCAAGGCCGTGGCGGCGGCGCCCGGGGAGCTGCCGAAGGGGTGA
- a CDS encoding esterase/lipase family protein: MLKPGSRLGARIAVPLLAAVAALLLPTATVSAQAPARGAAARIPVVFVHGYNADPGVWGGLRADFKADGYTDAELFSFGYDTHRSVNEALSGELAAYVEGVKRQTGASRVDLVAHSFGSLVTRWYVKFDPAGQASVAHWVSLAGPNHGTSIAWACALWDQACRDMSPGSYVQKNLAAGDETPGAVRYATWWSNCDEVINPDNSVPLTGATNNAAGCLDHNELLGDDAVSLGVRTFLRP, encoded by the coding sequence GTGTTGAAGCCCGGTTCCAGGCTCGGCGCCAGGATCGCCGTACCGCTGCTCGCCGCCGTCGCGGCCCTGCTCCTGCCGACCGCGACGGTCAGTGCCCAGGCACCCGCACGCGGCGCCGCCGCCCGCATCCCGGTCGTCTTCGTCCACGGCTACAACGCCGACCCCGGCGTATGGGGCGGCCTGCGCGCGGACTTCAAGGCCGACGGATACACGGACGCCGAGCTGTTCTCCTTCGGCTACGACACGCACCGGTCCGTGAACGAGGCCCTGTCCGGCGAACTCGCCGCGTACGTCGAGGGAGTGAAGCGGCAGACCGGCGCGAGCCGCGTCGACCTCGTCGCCCACTCCTTCGGCAGCCTCGTCACTCGCTGGTACGTCAAGTTCGACCCCGCCGGACAGGCATCGGTCGCCCACTGGGTCTCCCTCGCCGGCCCCAACCACGGGACCAGCATCGCCTGGGCCTGCGCCCTGTGGGACCAGGCGTGCCGCGACATGAGTCCCGGCTCCTACGTCCAGAAGAACCTGGCGGCGGGCGACGAGACACCCGGGGCCGTGCGCTACGCGACCTGGTGGTCGAACTGCGACGAGGTCATCAACCCCGACAACAGCGTCCCCCTGACCGGCGCGACCAACAACGCCGCCGGCTGCCTCGACCACAACGAACTCCTGGGCGACGACGCGGTCTCCCTGGGAGTCCGCACCTTCCTCCGCCCCTAG
- a CDS encoding aminotransferase class I/II-fold pyridoxal phosphate-dependent enzyme produces MAAQYAIEGTTAKGIAASVERGVSDGGLSPGDALPPVRRLADTLGVSPGTVATAYKELRQRGLIVTRGRGGTVVAEVPSVASRRPPRVPQGLVDLAGGHPDPAFLPVLRPPSTVTPVYGSHRASPRLAALEEMTRQWFGRDGVPARHVTFAHGALDCIARLLSTELRPGDAVAVEDPGFHHLLDLVPALGLRMVPVAVDGEGLVPDALRTALRGGVRAVVCSPRGQCPTGAFFTRSRRDELVAVLRDFPEVLVIEDDHNAEVGGTAAHTLAAAGLDRWAQVRTVSKHLGIDLRWAGVACDAVTLARHDGRMLMTSGWVSHVLQDTVAGLFGDGAVRALVAAGEEAYAERRAALIGALRAHGIRAVGASGLNVWVPVRDESAVVNGLRTQGWWVAAGARFRIAAPPAVRITTATLDVDRAPRLAADFAEVLGDAQATYGG; encoded by the coding sequence GTGGCAGCACAATATGCGATCGAAGGTACGACAGCCAAGGGGATCGCCGCGTCCGTCGAGCGGGGCGTGAGCGACGGCGGGCTCTCCCCCGGCGACGCCCTGCCCCCCGTGCGGCGGCTCGCCGACACACTGGGGGTGAGTCCAGGGACTGTCGCGACGGCCTACAAGGAGCTGCGCCAGCGGGGGCTGATCGTCACGCGGGGGCGGGGCGGAACTGTCGTCGCCGAGGTGCCCTCCGTGGCGTCCAGGCGCCCGCCGCGCGTGCCGCAGGGCCTGGTGGACCTGGCCGGCGGCCATCCGGACCCGGCCTTCCTCCCCGTACTGCGACCGCCCTCGACGGTCACCCCCGTGTACGGCTCCCACCGCGCCTCGCCCCGTCTCGCGGCTCTTGAGGAGATGACCCGGCAGTGGTTCGGGCGGGACGGGGTGCCCGCGCGGCACGTGACGTTCGCGCACGGGGCGCTCGACTGCATCGCGCGGCTCCTCTCGACGGAGCTGCGGCCCGGTGACGCGGTGGCCGTGGAGGATCCCGGGTTCCACCACCTGCTCGACCTGGTCCCCGCGCTGGGGCTGCGGATGGTCCCGGTGGCGGTGGACGGCGAGGGGCTCGTACCGGACGCACTGCGGACGGCCCTCCGGGGCGGGGTCCGCGCGGTGGTGTGCAGCCCTCGGGGGCAGTGTCCGACCGGCGCGTTCTTCACCCGGTCGCGAAGGGACGAACTGGTCGCGGTACTAAGGGACTTCCCCGAGGTGCTCGTCATCGAGGACGACCACAACGCCGAGGTCGGCGGGACGGCCGCCCATACGCTGGCGGCGGCCGGGCTCGACCGGTGGGCGCAGGTGCGGACCGTGTCCAAGCACCTCGGGATCGACCTGCGCTGGGCCGGGGTCGCGTGCGACGCGGTGACGCTCGCGCGGCACGACGGGCGGATGCTGATGACTTCGGGCTGGGTGAGTCACGTACTCCAGGACACCGTGGCAGGCCTGTTCGGTGACGGGGCGGTACGCGCGCTCGTGGCGGCGGGCGAGGAGGCGTACGCGGAACGGCGTGCGGCGCTGATCGGCGCGCTCCGGGCGCACGGGATCCGGGCCGTCGGGGCCAGCGGTCTGAACGTGTGGGTCCCGGTGCGCGACGAGTCGGCGGTGGTCAACGGGCTGCGTACGCAAGGCTGGTGGGTCGCGGCGGGGGCGCGGTTCCGCATCGCGGCGCCGCCCGCGGTACGGATCACGACGGCGACGCTCGACGTGGACCGGGCGCCGCGCCTCGCGGCGGACTTCGCCGAGGTGCTCGGGGACGCCCAGGCCACGTACGGCGGGTGA
- a CDS encoding acetoacetate--CoA ligase, whose product MTSAQTEPLWQPDEERIASAAVTRFQAWAAEHHGAPAEGGYPALHRWSVDELEAFWKAVVEWFDVRFSTPYERVLGDRSMPGAEWFPGATLNYAEHALRAADERPHDTALLHVDETHEPMPTTWSELRRQVGSLAAELRALGVRPGDRVSGYLPNVPQSVVALLATAAVGGVWTSCAPDFGARSVLDRFQQVEPVVLFTVDGYRYGGKEHDRRDTVAELRAELPTLRAVVHIPLLGTPAPEGTLAWADLVAADVEPVYEQVPFSHPLWVLYSSGTTGLPKAIVQSQGGILVEHVKQLGLHCDLGPEDVFFWYTSTGWMMWNFLVSGLLTGTTVVLYDGSPGYPDTAAQWRVAERTRATLYGTSAAYVMACAKADVHPGRDFDLSSVKCVATTGSPLPPDGFRWLHDEVRENLWIASVSGGTDVCSCFAGAVPTLPVHIGELQAAGLGTDLQSWDPSGKPVIGEVGELVVTNPMPSMPIHFWNDPDGSRYRDSYFEMFPGVWRHGDWITITDHGSVVIHGRSDSTLNRQGVRMGSADIYEAVERLPEIRESLVIGLEEPDGGYWMPLFVHLVEGATLDDELIARIKRTIRAELSPRHVPDEIIEVPGVPHTLTGKRIEVPVKRLLQGTPLAKAVNAGSVDDLGLLHFYETLAASRRG is encoded by the coding sequence ATGACATCCGCGCAGACCGAGCCGCTCTGGCAGCCGGACGAGGAACGCATCGCCTCGGCCGCCGTCACCCGCTTCCAGGCCTGGGCCGCCGAACACCACGGCGCCCCCGCCGAGGGCGGGTACCCGGCGCTCCACCGCTGGTCGGTCGACGAGCTCGAAGCCTTCTGGAAGGCGGTCGTCGAGTGGTTCGACGTCCGCTTCTCCACCCCGTACGAGCGGGTGCTCGGCGACCGTTCCATGCCCGGTGCCGAGTGGTTCCCCGGCGCCACCCTCAACTACGCCGAGCACGCCCTGCGCGCCGCCGACGAGCGCCCCCATGACACGGCACTGCTTCATGTGGACGAGACACATGAGCCGATGCCGACCACCTGGTCGGAGCTGCGCCGCCAGGTCGGCTCCCTCGCCGCGGAGCTCCGCGCCCTCGGCGTACGGCCGGGCGACCGCGTCAGCGGCTACCTGCCCAACGTCCCGCAGTCCGTCGTGGCCCTCCTCGCCACCGCGGCCGTCGGCGGGGTGTGGACCTCCTGCGCCCCCGACTTCGGCGCCCGCAGCGTCCTCGACCGCTTCCAGCAGGTCGAGCCGGTCGTCCTCTTCACCGTCGACGGCTACCGCTACGGCGGCAAGGAGCACGACCGCCGCGACACCGTCGCCGAACTCCGCGCCGAGCTGCCCACCCTGCGCGCCGTCGTCCACATCCCGCTGCTCGGCACCCCGGCCCCGGAGGGAACCCTCGCCTGGGCCGACCTCGTCGCCGCCGACGTCGAGCCGGTCTACGAGCAGGTCCCGTTCTCGCACCCGCTGTGGGTGCTGTACTCCTCCGGCACGACCGGGCTGCCGAAGGCGATCGTCCAGTCCCAGGGCGGCATCCTCGTCGAGCACGTCAAGCAGCTGGGGCTGCACTGCGACCTCGGCCCCGAGGACGTGTTCTTCTGGTACACCTCCACCGGCTGGATGATGTGGAACTTCCTCGTCTCCGGTCTCCTCACCGGTACGACCGTCGTCCTGTACGACGGGAGCCCCGGCTATCCGGACACCGCCGCCCAGTGGCGCGTCGCCGAGCGCACCCGCGCCACCCTGTACGGCACCTCCGCCGCGTACGTCATGGCCTGCGCCAAGGCGGATGTGCACCCGGGCCGGGACTTCGACCTGTCCTCCGTGAAGTGCGTGGCCACCACCGGCTCCCCGCTGCCCCCCGACGGTTTCCGCTGGCTGCACGACGAGGTCCGCGAGAACCTCTGGATCGCGTCGGTCAGCGGCGGCACCGACGTCTGCTCCTGCTTCGCCGGGGCCGTCCCCACCCTCCCGGTCCACATCGGCGAGCTCCAGGCCGCGGGCCTCGGCACCGACCTCCAGTCCTGGGACCCCTCCGGCAAGCCCGTCATCGGCGAGGTCGGCGAACTCGTCGTCACCAACCCCATGCCGTCCATGCCGATCCACTTCTGGAACGACCCCGACGGCAGCCGCTACCGCGACAGCTACTTCGAGATGTTCCCGGGCGTCTGGCGCCACGGCGACTGGATCACGATCACCGACCACGGCTCGGTCGTCATCCACGGCCGCTCCGACTCCACCCTGAACCGACAGGGCGTGCGGATGGGTAGCGCCGATATCTATGAGGCGGTCGAGCGTCTCCCGGAGATCCGCGAGTCCCTCGTGATCGGCCTGGAGGAGCCGGACGGCGGCTACTGGATGCCGCTCTTCGTCCACCTCGTGGAGGGCGCCACCCTCGACGACGAGCTGATCGCCCGCATCAAGCGCACGATTCGCGCGGAACTGTCCCCGCGTCACGTCCCCGACGAGATCATCGAGGTCCCGGGCGTCCCGCACACCCTCACCGGCAAGCGCATCGAGGTCCCGGTCAAGCGCCTGCTCCAGGGCACCCCCCTGGCCAAGGCGGTCAACGCGGGCTCGGTCGACGACCTCGGCCTCCTGCACTTCTACGAGACGCTGGCCGCCAGCCGCCGCGGCTAG
- a CDS encoding RNA polymerase sigma factor: MRDRFRAGDPSALGEAYDEHARVLYHYAYRVCGDRAAAEDVVSSAFLEAWRCRGKVHADGGSLRPWLLGIATNIMRGAAREARRRDAALARIPERGVLPDFADEVLARMTDGEQVRAARAALGKLRRRESEVFTLVVWAGLDYAAAGEALGIPVGTVRSRLSRARERLRKLAEAELRALRRKDRAAAAAARAAGGPVAARAHARTASEGSPGGDTVGTTSGPAGGTPVAPAGGSVEVVGARPAAHSPVRTALVPRSIPENQA, translated from the coding sequence ATGAGAGATCGTTTCCGCGCCGGAGACCCCTCGGCGCTCGGGGAGGCGTACGACGAGCACGCACGCGTGCTGTACCACTACGCCTACCGGGTGTGCGGGGACCGCGCGGCGGCGGAGGACGTCGTGTCCTCCGCGTTCCTGGAGGCCTGGCGCTGTCGCGGGAAGGTGCACGCCGACGGCGGGAGCCTCCGTCCGTGGCTGCTCGGCATCGCGACCAACATCATGCGCGGCGCCGCGCGGGAGGCGCGACGGCGCGACGCGGCGCTCGCCCGTATCCCCGAGCGGGGTGTGCTGCCGGACTTCGCCGACGAGGTCCTCGCCCGGATGACGGACGGGGAGCAGGTACGGGCCGCCCGGGCCGCCCTGGGGAAGCTCCGGCGGCGTGAGAGTGAGGTCTTCACCTTGGTGGTGTGGGCCGGGCTCGACTACGCCGCCGCCGGGGAGGCGTTGGGGATCCCGGTCGGCACGGTCCGGTCCCGGCTGTCCCGGGCCCGTGAGCGGCTCAGGAAGCTCGCCGAGGCAGAGCTTCGGGCGCTGCGGCGGAAGGACCGCGCCGCTGCCGCCGCCGCGCGGGCGGCCGGTGGGCCGGTCGCCGCGCGTGCCCATGCCCGTACGGCCTCCGAAGGAAGTCCCGGGGGCGACACCGTCGGGACCACCTCAGGCCCGGCCGGGGGCACCCCCGTGGCCCCCGCCGGAGGCTCCGTCGAAGTCGTGGGCGCCAGGCCCGCCGCCCACTCCCCCGTCCGTACCGCCCTCGTGCCCCGATCGATCCCGGAGAACCAGGCATGA